The nucleotide sequence GCGGTGTTTAGCGTTCGATGTCGCCGCGGATGAAGGCTTCGACCTTTTCGCGGGCGATGTCGTCGTTGAACTGCTCCGGCGGCGACTTCATGAAGTAGCTGGAAGCGGAGAGCAGCGGGCCGCCGATGCCGCGGTCCAGGCCGATCTTGGCGGCGCGGATGGCATCGATGATCACGCCGGCAGAGTTCGGGGAATCCCATACCTCGAGCTTGTACTCCAGGGATACAGGGGCGTCGCCGAAGTTGCGGCCTTCGAGGCGGACGAAGGCCCACTTGCGGTCATCAAGCCAGGCGACGTAGTCGGAAGGCCCGATGTGGACGTCGTCGGCGTGCAGCTCGGCCTCGACGTTTGAAGTAACGGCCTGGGTCTTGGAGATCTTCTTGGATTCCAGGCGGTCGCGCTCCAGCATGTTCTTGAAGTCCATGTTGCCGCCGACGTTCAGCTGGTACGTACGGTCCAGGGTGACGCCGCGGTCTTCGAACAGCTTGGCCATGACACGGTGGGTGATGGTGGCACCGATCTGGCTCTTGATGTCGTCGCCCACGATCGGGATACCGGCAGCAGTGAACTTGTCGGCCCATTCCTTGGTGCCGGCGATGAACACGGGCAGTGCGTTGACGAAAGCGACGCCGGCGTCGATGGCGCACTGGGCGTAGAACTTGGCGGCCTGGTCCGAACCAACAGGCAGGTAGCAGACCATGACGTCCGCTTTGGCTTCGCGCAATGCAGCGACGATGTCCACGGCCTCTTCCGGAGCCTCAACGATGGTTTCGCGGTAGTACTTGCCCAGTCCGTCCAGTGTGTGGCCGCGCTGGACGGTGACGCCCGTAGCGGGGACGTCGGCAATCTTGATGGTGTTGTTTTCGCTGGCGCCGATGGCGTCCGCCAGGTCCAGTCCAACCTTCTTGCTGTCGACATCGAAAGCAGCAACGAAGTGGACGTCGTTGACGTGATACTGGCCGAACTCGACGTGCATCAGACCCGGGATCGTGGCCTTGGGGTCAGCGTCGCGGTAGTACTGAACACCTTGGACCAGCGATGCGGCGCAGTTACCTACGCCGACAATGGCAACACGAATCGGATGTGAAGACACGGAACTCCTTTGAGAACTAAACCTCAGGTGCCAGGCGCACCGCTGGCTGAGTCCAGGGCACGACTGATTGGCACGGCGCCATTCGGCGCACACTTGCATTGTAGCCAACACAGGAGGGGCCGCCTTTGTTCCCGACCGGCCCCTCCCGTTTATGTCAATCGTGAACGGCTACTTTTGCGCCCACAGGTTGATGTCCGATTCAACAGCAAACTCGTCGATCGCCGTCAGTTCTTCCGTGGTGAACTCCAGGTTTTGGATGGCGCTGAGCGTGTCTTCCAGCTGCTTCACACTGGAAGCTCCCACCAGTGCCGACGTCACCGGCGAGCCCTTCGGCTGATCCCGGAGGATCCAGGCCACAGCCATTTGGGCGAGCGTCTGTCCCCGGCCCTGGGCGATTGCGTTGAGCCCGCGCACCCGGTCAAGCTTGTCCTCGGTCAGCTGCGACTCGGACAGGAAACGTTCCTTTGCTGCGCGGGAGTCGGCCGGCACACCGTTGAGGTACCGGTCGGTCAGCATCCCCTGGGCCAAGGGCGAGAAAGCGATGGAGCCTGCGCCCACCTGGTCCAATGCCTCGTAGAGGTTGGGTGAGCCATTCTCGGTCCACCGGTTCAGCATGGAGTAGCTCGGCTGGTGGATCAGCAGCGGGGTGCCGAGTTCTTT is from Paenarthrobacter nicotinovorans and encodes:
- a CDS encoding inositol-3-phosphate synthase, which codes for MSSHPIRVAIVGVGNCAASLVQGVQYYRDADPKATIPGLMHVEFGQYHVNDVHFVAAFDVDSKKVGLDLADAIGASENNTIKIADVPATGVTVQRGHTLDGLGKYYRETIVEAPEEAVDIVAALREAKADVMVCYLPVGSDQAAKFYAQCAIDAGVAFVNALPVFIAGTKEWADKFTAAGIPIVGDDIKSQIGATITHRVMAKLFEDRGVTLDRTYQLNVGGNMDFKNMLERDRLESKKISKTQAVTSNVEAELHADDVHIGPSDYVAWLDDRKWAFVRLEGRNFGDAPVSLEYKLEVWDSPNSAGVIIDAIRAAKIGLDRGIGGPLLSASSYFMKSPPEQFNDDIAREKVEAFIRGDIER